The following coding sequences are from one Rathayibacter sp. VKM Ac-2760 window:
- a CDS encoding HAD family phosphatase produces the protein MTSDTSLPVSRPQPPLPDGAPAAVLWDMDGTLVDTEPYWMASEHALVASFGGVWTHEDAMSLVGSGLPASARILQGKGVDLPVEAIIDRMTDEVVAQLAESIPWRPGALELLSAVREAGVPQALVTMSIGRMAHAVVERLLFPAFDTVVSGDMVERSKPHPEAYLLAARTLGVEAADCVAIEDSHAGLASAVASGAAAIGVPHQLELDPGAPYSLWPTLAGRTLADLAQVSSEHRSRALTTETEARR, from the coding sequence GTGACTTCCGACACCTCCCTCCCCGTGTCCCGGCCGCAGCCCCCGCTCCCGGACGGCGCTCCCGCCGCCGTCCTCTGGGACATGGACGGCACGCTCGTCGACACGGAGCCCTACTGGATGGCGTCGGAGCACGCGCTGGTCGCCTCCTTCGGCGGCGTCTGGACGCACGAGGACGCGATGAGCCTGGTCGGCTCCGGCCTCCCCGCCTCCGCGCGCATCCTGCAGGGCAAGGGCGTCGATCTGCCCGTCGAGGCGATCATCGACCGGATGACCGACGAGGTCGTCGCGCAGCTCGCCGAGAGCATCCCGTGGCGCCCCGGCGCGCTGGAGCTGCTGTCCGCCGTCCGCGAGGCCGGCGTCCCGCAGGCCCTCGTCACCATGTCGATCGGCCGGATGGCGCACGCCGTCGTCGAGCGCCTCCTGTTCCCCGCCTTCGACACCGTCGTCAGCGGCGACATGGTCGAGCGGAGCAAGCCGCACCCGGAGGCCTACCTCCTCGCCGCGCGCACCCTCGGCGTCGAGGCGGCCGACTGCGTCGCCATCGAGGACTCGCACGCCGGCCTCGCGTCCGCCGTCGCCTCGGGCGCCGCCGCGATCGGCGTGCCGCACCAGCTCGAGCTCGACCCGGGCGCCCCCTACTCCCTCTGGCCCACCCTCGCGGGCCGCACCCTCGCGGACCTCGCGCAGGTGTCCTCCGAGCACCGCTCCCGCGCGCTCACGACCGAGACGGAGGCCCGCCGATGA
- the proB gene encoding glutamate 5-kinase: MSDALPDSAATASSPAEPRRTLVVKMGSSSVTKQSGPDPVLLASALESAFAARDLGWDVVLVSSGAVSSGRALFARAQDAPISPRLAAAVGQTVLMGFYRSVAELSGSLVAQILIGESDLASPKQMAHVAEAIRHALDAGVVPIVNGNDTIDSAGSDNDGVAGGLAMLLGADLLLLLTDVPGVFAGSIAEGVHLDELGIAELRSIGVQKGGTGRGGIRSKLRAAELAAHNGVSTRIAGARTPEVILGALDGPGPGTLVRAVHGHPVVEQRWISGVATSRGRVEINLEAERSIAAGSSLFASGIKRVSGDFVGGDVIEVRALSGELLARGVSRVSSRLLTLVRALRVDEIARVFVAVLAHAAEADPAAVTRDGDRPQLTRALEYARALSVEHGRAVAMEIVSLFPAESIAALVGQGAAVEELVERYTRLVRTLAIIGNEQLAVFRD; the protein is encoded by the coding sequence ATGTCCGACGCCCTGCCCGACTCCGCCGCGACCGCCTCGTCCCCCGCGGAGCCGCGGCGGACCCTCGTGGTCAAGATGGGCTCGAGCTCGGTGACCAAGCAGTCGGGTCCGGATCCCGTCCTCCTCGCCAGCGCGCTCGAGAGCGCCTTCGCCGCCCGAGACCTCGGCTGGGACGTCGTCCTCGTCTCCTCCGGTGCCGTCTCCTCCGGCCGCGCGCTCTTCGCCCGCGCCCAGGACGCGCCGATCAGCCCGCGCCTCGCCGCGGCGGTCGGGCAGACCGTGCTGATGGGCTTCTACCGGTCGGTCGCCGAGCTCTCGGGGTCCCTGGTCGCGCAGATCCTGATCGGCGAGTCCGATCTGGCCTCACCGAAGCAGATGGCGCACGTCGCCGAGGCGATCCGGCACGCGCTCGACGCGGGCGTGGTGCCGATCGTGAACGGCAACGACACCATCGACTCCGCCGGCTCCGACAACGACGGCGTGGCCGGCGGCCTCGCGATGCTCCTCGGCGCCGATCTGCTCCTGCTGCTCACCGACGTCCCCGGCGTCTTCGCCGGCAGCATCGCGGAGGGCGTGCACCTCGACGAGCTGGGCATCGCCGAGCTGCGCAGCATCGGCGTGCAGAAGGGCGGCACCGGCCGAGGCGGCATCCGCTCGAAGCTGCGCGCGGCCGAGCTCGCGGCGCACAACGGCGTCTCGACGCGCATCGCCGGCGCCCGCACGCCCGAGGTCATCCTCGGCGCGCTCGACGGCCCCGGCCCCGGCACGCTCGTCCGCGCCGTGCACGGGCACCCCGTCGTGGAGCAGCGCTGGATCTCGGGCGTCGCGACCTCGCGAGGCCGCGTCGAGATCAACCTCGAAGCCGAGCGGAGCATCGCCGCCGGCTCGAGCCTGTTCGCCTCCGGGATCAAGCGCGTCTCCGGCGACTTCGTCGGCGGCGACGTGATCGAGGTGCGAGCGCTCAGCGGCGAGCTGCTGGCGCGGGGCGTGTCCCGGGTGTCCTCGCGACTGCTCACCCTCGTCCGGGCGCTGCGGGTCGACGAGATCGCGCGCGTGTTCGTCGCCGTCCTCGCTCACGCCGCAGAGGCGGATCCCGCGGCGGTCACCCGCGACGGCGACCGCCCTCAGCTGACCCGCGCGCTCGAGTACGCCCGCGCCCTCTCCGTCGAGCACGGCCGCGCCGTGGCGATGGAGATCGTCTCGCTGTTCCCCGCCGAGAGCATCGCGGCGCTGGTCGGCCAGGGTGCGGCGGTCGAGGAGCTCGTCGAGCGCTACACGCGGCTCGTCCGGACGCTGGCGATCATCGGCAACGAGCAGCTGGCCGTCTTCCGCGACTGA
- a CDS encoding glycoside hydrolase family 2 TIM barrel-domain containing protein, with protein MTTTSFTSGWIVRAPRGPFAAVQGGADDSVAVTLPHDALRDAERSPEAVSKGGAAYYPGGAYSYVKSFDVPADWAGRVVRLEVQGAYRHAMVFLNDEFAGNRADGFARFFVELTPFLRFGETNTLRIEVRSGQDSRWYAGAGLHRPVLLHVDEPVHIEPDGVRITTVRVEDDQAVVEVAASIVNRGLTTSSLTVSTELSGPSGNVVERATTPVTVAPGRTALVRQRLYVQEPALWSVDSPALHSARTSIGVGDDVVTVHGIRTVTVDPRKGLRINGETVLLRGACIHSDNGVLGAASIARAEERRIQLLKEAGFNAIRMAHNPASPSMLDACDRLGMLVMDEAFDMWVRGKTHHDYSLDFAQWWRADLESLVAKDYNHPSVILYSIGNEIVEVGTPHGAVLARDLAEHVRLLDPTRPVTNGVNPTLAVLDELDSILASEQGLNELMGEAGAGMMAAIGSSDAVTRRTAESSAALDVLGLNYADGRYASDAELFPQRVIVGSETFPSQIGDLWPKVLANPNVIGDFTWTGWDYLGEVGIGATSYAEDPAANGALEREYPYLTAWCGDLDITGWRRPASYYREIVFGLRSEPAIAVVRPERHGQTVTMQSPWAWSDSVDSWTWPGFEDSPVTVEVAADADEVALLLDGVEVARAAVGGVRPMLASIETVYQPGALTAVAYRSGRETGRTSFVSAVGPAVLTATADRTELRADDTDLCFLAIELRDAAGVLFTGADRVVSVTVEGAGLLAGFGSGAPATTERFDATERTTFDGRALAVVRPTGAGPITVLVSSDGLDDVRIELSAS; from the coding sequence ATGACGACCACCTCCTTCACCTCCGGCTGGATCGTCCGGGCACCGCGCGGGCCGTTCGCCGCGGTGCAGGGCGGCGCCGACGATTCCGTTGCGGTGACGCTGCCGCACGACGCGCTGCGCGATGCCGAGCGCTCGCCGGAGGCGGTGTCCAAGGGCGGCGCGGCCTACTACCCGGGCGGCGCCTACTCCTACGTCAAGAGCTTCGACGTGCCGGCGGACTGGGCGGGCAGGGTCGTGCGCCTCGAGGTGCAGGGCGCCTACCGGCACGCGATGGTCTTCCTCAACGACGAGTTCGCGGGGAACCGCGCCGACGGCTTCGCGCGCTTCTTCGTGGAGCTGACGCCGTTCCTGCGCTTCGGTGAGACGAACACGCTGCGGATCGAGGTGCGCTCGGGCCAGGACTCGCGCTGGTACGCCGGCGCCGGGCTGCACCGGCCGGTGCTGCTGCACGTCGACGAGCCCGTGCACATCGAGCCGGACGGCGTGCGGATCACGACCGTGCGCGTCGAGGACGACCAGGCCGTGGTCGAGGTCGCTGCCAGCATCGTCAACCGCGGACTCACAACCTCGTCCCTCACGGTCTCGACGGAGCTCTCGGGACCGTCCGGGAACGTCGTCGAGCGCGCGACGACTCCGGTCACCGTCGCCCCCGGTCGCACCGCCCTGGTGCGCCAGCGCCTCTACGTCCAGGAGCCGGCCCTCTGGAGCGTCGACTCCCCCGCCCTGCACAGCGCCCGCACGAGCATCGGGGTCGGCGACGACGTCGTCACCGTGCACGGCATCCGCACCGTCACCGTCGACCCGCGGAAGGGACTGCGGATCAACGGCGAGACCGTGCTGCTGCGCGGCGCGTGCATCCACAGCGACAACGGCGTCCTCGGCGCCGCCTCGATCGCCCGGGCGGAGGAGCGGCGGATCCAGCTGCTCAAGGAGGCGGGCTTCAACGCAATCCGCATGGCGCACAACCCCGCCTCGCCGTCGATGCTCGACGCCTGCGACCGCCTCGGCATGCTCGTGATGGACGAGGCCTTCGACATGTGGGTGCGCGGCAAGACGCACCACGACTACTCTCTCGACTTCGCCCAGTGGTGGCGGGCCGACCTGGAGTCGCTGGTCGCGAAGGACTACAACCACCCGAGCGTCATCCTCTACTCGATCGGCAACGAGATCGTCGAGGTCGGCACCCCGCACGGCGCGGTGCTGGCCCGCGATCTCGCGGAGCACGTGCGCTTGCTCGACCCGACGCGGCCCGTCACCAACGGCGTGAATCCGACGCTGGCGGTGCTCGACGAGCTCGACAGCATCCTCGCCTCGGAGCAGGGGCTGAACGAGCTCATGGGCGAGGCCGGAGCCGGGATGATGGCGGCGATCGGCTCCTCCGACGCCGTCACCCGCCGCACGGCGGAATCGAGCGCCGCGCTCGACGTGCTCGGGCTGAACTACGCCGACGGCCGCTACGCGAGCGACGCCGAGCTCTTCCCGCAGCGTGTGATCGTCGGGTCCGAGACCTTCCCCTCGCAGATCGGCGACCTCTGGCCGAAGGTGCTGGCGAACCCGAACGTGATCGGAGACTTCACCTGGACCGGCTGGGACTACCTCGGCGAGGTCGGGATCGGCGCCACCTCCTACGCGGAGGACCCGGCGGCGAACGGGGCGCTGGAGCGCGAGTACCCGTACCTGACGGCGTGGTGCGGCGATCTCGACATCACCGGGTGGCGGCGGCCCGCGTCCTACTACCGCGAGATCGTCTTCGGGCTGCGCTCGGAGCCGGCGATCGCGGTGGTGCGCCCGGAGCGGCACGGGCAGACGGTGACGATGCAGTCGCCGTGGGCGTGGAGCGACTCGGTCGACTCCTGGACCTGGCCCGGCTTCGAGGACTCCCCCGTCACCGTCGAGGTTGCGGCGGACGCGGACGAGGTGGCGCTGCTGCTCGACGGCGTCGAGGTGGCGCGTGCTGCGGTCGGCGGGGTGCGGCCGATGCTGGCGTCGATCGAGACGGTCTATCAGCCGGGCGCGCTGACGGCGGTGGCGTATCGGTCCGGACGCGAGACGGGACGCACCTCGTTCGTGTCCGCGGTCGGACCTGCGGTGCTGACCGCGACGGCGGACCGCACGGAGCTGCGCGCGGACGACACCGACCTCTGCTTCCTCGCGATCGAGCTGCGGGACGCGGCGGGCGTGCTGTTCACGGGCGCGGACCGGGTCGTCTCGGTCACCGTCGAGGGCGCGGGCCTGCTCGCGGGCTTCGGCAGCGGAGCACCCGCCACCACGGAGCGCTTCGACGCCACCGAGCGGACGACCTTCGACGGCCGCGCGCTCGCCGTGGTCCGTCCGACCGGCGCGGGGCCGATCACCGTGCTCGTCTCGTCAGACGGACTCGACGACGTCAGGATCGAGCTCTCGGCGAGCTGA
- a CDS encoding LLM class flavin-dependent oxidoreductase has protein sequence MVSRIGFLSFGHYQSVPGSLTHTARDVLLQTIELAEAAEEIGIDGAYVRVHHFAPQLASPFPLLSAIAARTRRIEIGTGVIDMRYENPLYMAEEAAATDLISGGRLELGVSRGSPETALRGSEAFGYVPEAGTTDADLARRKVQLFREALAGAPVAETDPARSGFSSPLAIEPRSPGLEDRIWWGAGSFATARWAAEQGMNLQSSTLLLEEEGVPFDELQARQIREYRSAWAEAGWERTPRVSVSRSVLPITTDLDRLYFGGRGERDQVASLEGVRARFGRSYTGEPDRLAEELAADVAVQEADTLLLTVPNQLGVEYNARLLQTVADAIAPALGWSPAGVVAA, from the coding sequence ATGGTCTCGCGCATCGGCTTCCTCTCCTTCGGCCACTACCAGTCCGTGCCGGGGTCGCTGACGCACACCGCGCGGGACGTCCTCCTGCAGACCATCGAGCTCGCCGAGGCGGCCGAGGAGATCGGGATCGACGGCGCCTACGTCCGCGTGCACCACTTCGCCCCGCAGCTCGCCTCGCCGTTCCCGCTGCTGTCCGCCATCGCCGCGCGCACCCGCCGGATCGAGATCGGCACCGGCGTCATCGACATGCGCTACGAGAACCCGCTCTACATGGCGGAGGAGGCGGCCGCGACCGACCTCATCTCCGGCGGACGACTCGAGCTCGGCGTGAGCCGGGGATCGCCCGAGACCGCGCTGCGCGGCTCCGAGGCCTTCGGCTACGTCCCGGAGGCGGGCACGACCGACGCGGACCTCGCCCGCCGCAAGGTGCAGCTCTTCCGCGAGGCGCTCGCCGGAGCACCCGTCGCCGAGACCGACCCGGCCCGCTCCGGGTTCTCGAGTCCGCTCGCGATCGAGCCCCGCTCACCCGGTCTCGAGGACCGCATCTGGTGGGGCGCCGGCAGCTTCGCCACCGCGCGCTGGGCGGCCGAGCAGGGCATGAACCTCCAGTCGTCCACCCTCCTGCTCGAGGAGGAGGGCGTCCCCTTCGACGAGCTCCAGGCGCGCCAGATCCGCGAGTACCGCTCGGCCTGGGCCGAGGCCGGCTGGGAGCGCACCCCGCGCGTCTCCGTCTCGCGCAGCGTCCTCCCGATCACGACCGACCTCGACCGCCTCTACTTCGGCGGCCGCGGCGAGCGCGACCAGGTCGCCTCCCTCGAGGGCGTCCGCGCCCGCTTCGGCCGCAGCTACACCGGCGAGCCCGACCGCCTCGCCGAGGAGCTCGCCGCCGACGTCGCCGTCCAGGAGGCGGACACCCTCCTCCTCACCGTCCCCAACCAGCTCGGCGTGGAGTACAACGCCCGGCTGCTGCAGACCGTCGCCGACGCGATCGCCCCGGCCCTCGGCTGGTCGCCCGCGGGAGTCGTCGCCGCCTGA
- a CDS encoding SIMPL domain-containing protein, giving the protein MVTITVAGLAQHFHPAERGTVRLEIRRESRSRPQALAEVTALHARVREEARAEQASGAATWWSADQVSVSTIQRYLKDSDVTELFHVAAASVRVKYRDFDALGRWVASVSEVPGIVVGGVDWDVTAARRASAEREVRVAAVRDARERAAAYASALGLGEPRVLTLFEPGLRPHTRIEGGSAVMSRAMAFQAQEQLALKPEDIEVSASVSADFEAS; this is encoded by the coding sequence ATGGTCACCATCACCGTCGCCGGACTCGCCCAGCACTTCCACCCCGCCGAGCGCGGCACCGTCCGCCTCGAGATCCGCCGCGAGTCGCGCTCGCGCCCCCAGGCGCTCGCCGAGGTCACCGCGCTGCACGCCCGCGTGCGCGAGGAGGCCCGCGCCGAGCAGGCGTCCGGAGCGGCGACCTGGTGGTCGGCCGACCAGGTGTCGGTCTCGACGATCCAGCGGTACCTCAAGGATTCGGACGTGACCGAGCTCTTCCACGTCGCGGCGGCGAGCGTCCGGGTGAAGTACCGCGACTTCGACGCTCTCGGCCGCTGGGTCGCCTCCGTCTCCGAGGTGCCGGGGATCGTCGTCGGCGGAGTCGACTGGGACGTCACGGCCGCCCGCCGCGCGAGTGCCGAGCGCGAGGTCCGGGTCGCCGCGGTCCGGGATGCGCGTGAGCGCGCCGCCGCCTACGCCTCCGCCCTCGGGCTCGGCGAGCCCCGGGTGCTGACCCTGTTCGAGCCCGGACTGCGCCCGCACACCCGGATCGAGGGCGGCTCGGCCGTGATGAGCCGCGCCATGGCCTTCCAGGCCCAGGAGCAGCTCGCGCTCAAGCCGGAGGACATCGAGGTCTCGGCCTCCGTCTCCGCCGACTTCGAGGCGAGCTGA
- a CDS encoding M20/M25/M40 family metallo-hydrolase: MTSSDSAAAPSESDLDETAIIARDLIRFDTSNYGDGKAEPEREAAEYVAARLRDLGLEPELIDSDPGRTSVVARVAGEDRERGALVVHGHLDVVPAIADNWSVDPFGGVIKDGMLWGRGAVDMKNMDAMILASLGDILGSGRKPSRDLVIAFFADEEAGGVRGSGHLVKTRPELFAGATEAISEVGGYSIELGGKRAYLVQTGEKALLWLTLRARGTAGHGSQINGENAVTRLAQAIARIGSEEWPTRLTDTTRELLGEVARILGHDPQRSTPEELALATGTASRFIAATLRTTANPSMLSAGYKANVIPDTAEATIDVRVLPGEEDAVLERLKVLAGEHVEILVQHRDIGLEVPFAGPLVESMAASLRRFDPEAEVLPYLLSGGTDNKALSTIGITGYGFAPLQLPGSLDFPALFHGVDERVPLDALVFGRKVLTDLLLRS; the protein is encoded by the coding sequence ATGACGTCCTCCGACAGCGCCGCCGCCCCCTCCGAGTCGGATCTCGACGAGACCGCGATCATCGCGCGGGACCTCATCCGGTTCGACACCAGCAACTACGGCGACGGGAAGGCCGAGCCCGAGCGCGAGGCCGCCGAGTACGTCGCCGCCCGTCTGCGCGACCTCGGGCTCGAGCCCGAGCTGATCGACTCCGACCCCGGCCGCACCAGCGTCGTCGCCCGCGTCGCGGGGGAGGACCGCGAGCGCGGCGCCCTCGTCGTGCACGGGCACCTCGACGTCGTCCCGGCGATCGCGGACAACTGGAGCGTCGACCCGTTCGGCGGAGTGATCAAGGACGGCATGCTCTGGGGCCGCGGCGCGGTCGACATGAAGAACATGGACGCGATGATCCTCGCCTCCCTCGGCGACATCCTCGGCAGTGGCCGGAAGCCCTCGCGCGATCTCGTCATCGCCTTCTTCGCCGACGAGGAGGCGGGCGGCGTCCGCGGCTCCGGCCACCTCGTCAAGACCCGGCCCGAGCTCTTCGCCGGCGCGACCGAGGCGATCAGCGAGGTCGGCGGCTACTCGATCGAGCTCGGCGGCAAGCGCGCGTACCTCGTGCAGACCGGCGAGAAGGCTCTGCTCTGGCTGACGCTGCGTGCGCGGGGCACCGCCGGGCACGGCTCGCAGATCAACGGCGAGAACGCCGTCACCCGCCTCGCCCAGGCGATCGCCCGCATCGGCAGCGAGGAGTGGCCCACCCGCCTCACCGACACCACCCGCGAGCTGCTCGGCGAGGTCGCCCGCATCCTCGGCCACGACCCGCAGCGCAGCACTCCGGAGGAGCTCGCGCTCGCCACCGGCACGGCCTCGCGCTTCATCGCGGCGACGCTGCGCACGACGGCCAACCCGTCGATGCTCTCGGCCGGCTACAAGGCCAACGTCATCCCCGACACCGCGGAGGCGACCATCGACGTCCGCGTGCTCCCCGGCGAGGAGGACGCGGTGCTCGAGCGCTTGAAGGTCCTCGCCGGCGAGCACGTCGAGATCCTGGTGCAGCACCGCGACATCGGGCTCGAGGTGCCCTTCGCCGGGCCGCTCGTGGAGAGCATGGCCGCGTCACTGCGCCGCTTCGATCCGGAGGCCGAGGTGCTGCCGTACCTCCTTTCGGGGGGCACCGACAACAAGGCTCTCTCGACGATCGGGATCACCGGCTACGGCTTCGCGCCGCTGCAGCTGCCGGGCTCGCTCGACTTCCCGGCGCTGTTCCACGGGGTCGATGAGCGGGTTCCGCTCGACGCACTAGTGTTTGGCAGGAAGGTCCTGACCGATCTCCTCCTGCGTTCCTGA
- the mshC gene encoding cysteine--1-D-myo-inosityl 2-amino-2-deoxy-alpha-D-glucopyranoside ligase — MRTWNAPVVPALPGRGPVPAVHDTATGAPVELVADDGTARLYVCGITPYDATHLGHASTYLAFDTVQRLWRDAGYSVLYAQNVTDVDDPLLERATRDGVDWRDLAEEQVELFRGDMAALRILPPDHYDGVTETIAPIAEAVARLERAGIAYRVATPDAAVDGGEDLYYDVAAGESDVWRLGSESSLDAATMASLFAQRGGDPDRAGKRDPLDPLLWRAERDGEPAWDAAVGRGRPGWHIECSVIALDRLGPEFTLQGGGSDLIFPHHEFSAAHAASLSGRPLARAYAHAGMVAYQGEKMSKSLGNLVLVSRLRAQGTDPRAIRLALLAHHYRSDWEWLPGDLPAAEARLAQWEASLASTGPTSAADVLERVRAALAVDVDTPGALAVLDDAAAAGVDDPALLRDAIDALLGVRLG, encoded by the coding sequence ATGCGCACCTGGAACGCGCCGGTCGTCCCGGCCCTGCCCGGTCGCGGACCCGTGCCCGCCGTGCACGACACCGCGACGGGTGCGCCCGTCGAGCTCGTCGCCGACGACGGCACCGCTCGCCTCTACGTCTGCGGCATCACCCCGTACGACGCGACCCACCTCGGTCACGCGTCGACGTACCTCGCCTTCGACACGGTGCAGCGGCTCTGGCGCGACGCGGGCTACTCCGTGCTCTACGCCCAGAACGTCACCGACGTCGACGACCCGCTGCTCGAGCGGGCGACGCGCGACGGGGTCGACTGGCGCGACCTGGCCGAGGAGCAGGTCGAGCTGTTCCGCGGCGACATGGCCGCGCTGCGGATCCTGCCGCCCGATCATTACGACGGAGTCACCGAGACCATCGCGCCGATCGCGGAGGCGGTCGCCCGCCTCGAGCGCGCCGGCATCGCCTATCGCGTCGCCACTCCCGATGCCGCCGTCGACGGTGGCGAGGACCTCTACTACGACGTCGCCGCCGGAGAGAGCGACGTCTGGCGCCTGGGCAGCGAGAGCAGCCTGGACGCCGCGACGATGGCGTCGCTGTTCGCGCAGCGCGGGGGAGACCCCGACCGCGCGGGCAAGCGCGACCCGCTCGATCCGCTGCTCTGGCGCGCCGAGCGCGACGGCGAGCCCGCCTGGGACGCGGCCGTCGGCCGGGGCCGCCCGGGCTGGCACATCGAGTGCTCGGTGATCGCGCTCGACCGCCTCGGGCCGGAGTTCACGCTGCAGGGCGGCGGGAGCGACCTGATCTTCCCGCACCACGAGTTCAGCGCGGCGCACGCGGCGTCGCTGTCGGGGCGGCCGCTCGCCCGGGCCTACGCGCACGCCGGCATGGTCGCCTACCAGGGCGAGAAGATGAGCAAGTCGCTCGGGAACCTCGTCCTCGTGTCACGGCTGCGGGCGCAGGGGACGGATCCGCGCGCGATCCGCCTGGCGCTGCTGGCGCACCACTACCGCTCCGACTGGGAGTGGCTGCCCGGCGATCTGCCCGCCGCTGAGGCCCGCCTCGCGCAGTGGGAGGCGTCGCTCGCATCGACCGGACCGACGTCGGCCGCGGACGTGCTCGAGCGCGTGCGCGCCGCGCTCGCGGTGGACGTCGACACCCCGGGCGCCCTCGCCGTGCTCGATGATGCGGCCGCCGCCGGGGTGGACGACCCCGCGCTCCTGCGCGACGCGATCGACGCGCTGCTCGGCGTCCGCCTGGGCTGA
- a CDS encoding undecaprenyl-diphosphate phosphatase, whose protein sequence is MGLLEALILGLVQGLTEFLPISSSAHLRIVSELLPGLDGKDTGAAFTAITQLGTETAVIIYFWRDIVKIVSNWCRSLVGKVPRTDANARMGWLIIVGSLPIIVLGLLFQDQIETTLRSLWVVATTLIVFGILLGIADAVGAKKRRLRDLNVRDGLIYGGAQALALVPGVSRSGGTITAGLFMGYERKAAARYSFLLAIPAVFGSGLYQLYKSISDPEIPPNQIQVGGLETLVATIVAFVVGFVVIAFFMSYISRRSFLPFVIYRIVLGVVLMVALSTGLLAA, encoded by the coding sequence ATGGGCCTGCTCGAAGCGCTGATCCTGGGACTCGTCCAGGGTCTGACGGAATTCCTCCCCATCTCCTCCAGCGCCCACCTCCGGATCGTGAGCGAGCTGCTCCCCGGACTCGACGGCAAGGACACCGGAGCGGCGTTCACCGCCATCACGCAGCTGGGCACCGAGACCGCGGTCATCATCTACTTCTGGCGCGACATCGTGAAGATCGTGTCGAACTGGTGCCGCTCGCTCGTGGGCAAGGTGCCGCGCACCGACGCCAACGCGCGGATGGGCTGGCTGATCATCGTCGGCAGCCTCCCGATCATCGTGCTGGGCCTGCTCTTCCAGGACCAGATCGAGACCACGCTCCGCTCGCTCTGGGTCGTCGCGACCACCCTCATCGTCTTCGGCATCCTGCTCGGCATCGCCGACGCGGTGGGCGCGAAGAAGCGCCGCCTGCGCGACCTCAACGTCCGCGACGGCCTGATCTACGGAGGCGCGCAGGCGCTCGCCCTCGTCCCCGGCGTCTCGCGCTCCGGCGGCACCATCACGGCCGGCCTCTTCATGGGCTACGAGCGCAAGGCCGCCGCGCGCTACTCCTTCCTGCTCGCGATCCCCGCGGTCTTCGGCAGCGGGCTCTACCAGCTGTACAAGAGCATCAGCGACCCGGAGATCCCGCCGAACCAGATCCAGGTCGGCGGGCTCGAGACGCTCGTCGCGACGATCGTCGCCTTCGTGGTCGGCTTCGTCGTCATCGCCTTCTTCATGAGCTACATCTCGCGCCGCAGCTTCCTGCCGTTCGTGATCTACCGCATCGTCCTCGGCGTCGTCCTCATGGTCGCGCTGAGCACGGGCCTCCTCGCCGCGTAG
- a CDS encoding PAC2 family protein has translation MNVIKGNVLVVAFEGWNDAGDAASGAVRLVKDAGEFVPLFSVDAEQYYDFQYTRPMLSIGEDGRRSLSWPGTQIFGPADTSVDAESALYVMIGTEPSRSWKSFAAEVVDAMLAIDISAVVFLGAMLADVPHTRPISLFASSENAEMRAEFELERSTYEGPVGILSVIGEAAQKVGIPAVSLWASVPHYVHNAPSPKAMLALLEKLEEVVGLAIPRGDLVEEAGEWERGIDALALDDEEMAAYIAQLEQARDTVDSPEASGEAIAQEFERYLRRRGDGRSGEEPWRP, from the coding sequence ATGAACGTGATCAAGGGGAACGTCCTGGTCGTCGCCTTCGAGGGCTGGAACGACGCGGGCGACGCCGCCAGTGGCGCGGTCCGACTGGTGAAGGACGCCGGCGAGTTCGTGCCCCTCTTCTCGGTCGACGCCGAGCAGTACTACGACTTCCAGTACACCCGCCCGATGCTCTCGATCGGCGAGGACGGGCGCCGCAGCCTCTCCTGGCCCGGCACGCAGATCTTCGGCCCGGCCGACACCTCCGTCGACGCCGAGAGCGCCCTCTACGTGATGATCGGCACCGAGCCCTCGCGCAGCTGGAAGAGCTTCGCCGCCGAGGTCGTCGACGCGATGCTCGCGATCGACATCTCGGCCGTCGTCTTCCTCGGCGCGATGCTCGCCGACGTGCCGCACACCCGGCCGATCTCGCTCTTCGCCTCCAGCGAGAACGCCGAGATGCGCGCCGAGTTCGAGCTCGAGCGATCCACCTACGAGGGGCCGGTCGGCATCCTCAGCGTCATCGGCGAGGCCGCGCAGAAGGTCGGGATCCCGGCCGTCTCGCTCTGGGCCTCCGTTCCGCACTACGTGCACAACGCGCCGTCGCCGAAGGCGATGCTCGCGCTGCTGGAGAAGCTCGAGGAGGTCGTCGGCCTGGCGATCCCGCGTGGCGACCTGGTCGAGGAGGCCGGCGAGTGGGAGCGCGGCATCGACGCTCTCGCGCTCGACGACGAGGAGATGGCGGCCTACATCGCCCAGCTGGAGCAGGCGCGCGACACCGTCGACTCGCCCGAGGCCAGCGGCGAGGCCATCGCGCAGGAGTTCGAGCGCTACCTCCGCCGTCGCGGCGACGGCCGCTCGGGCGAGGAGCCCTGGCGGCCGTAG